Proteins encoded in a region of the Gemmatimonadaceae bacterium genome:
- a CDS encoding MarR family transcriptional regulator, whose translation MAAESDEDAHGLQAEIAQRRPFHSIKAEVTVGILRTAALIERHFAQVVARTGVTVQQYNVLRILRGAGVDGLPTLVIRDRMIHAAPGITRLLDKLEKAGLARRERASPDRRQVFCYITPKGLEVLAQLDEEMRRADDVAVGTLDEAQQRQLIKLLEGVRAVHRAGNAPIDSALVGRGDNGPASAPTD comes from the coding sequence GTGGCGGCAGAATCAGACGAAGACGCGCACGGCCTTCAGGCGGAGATCGCCCAGCGTCGGCCCTTCCATTCGATCAAGGCGGAAGTCACCGTCGGCATTCTGCGCACTGCGGCCCTCATCGAGCGGCATTTCGCGCAGGTCGTCGCACGGACGGGCGTGACGGTGCAGCAGTACAACGTGCTGCGCATCCTCCGCGGCGCGGGAGTGGACGGTCTCCCGACCCTCGTCATCCGCGACCGGATGATCCACGCGGCACCCGGCATCACCCGCCTTCTCGACAAGCTCGAAAAGGCCGGGCTCGCTCGGCGCGAGCGCGCGTCACCGGACCGGCGACAGGTTTTCTGCTATATCACGCCGAAGGGACTCGAGGTGCTCGCGCAGCTCGACGAGGAAATGCGGCGTGCCGACGACGTCGCCGTCGGCACCCTCGACGAAGCGCAGCAGCGACAGCTCATCAAGTTGCTCGAGGGAGTCCGCGCGGTACACCGCGCCGGAAACGCGCCGATCGACAGCGCCTTAGTGGGCCGCGGTGACAACGGGCCAGCCTCCGCGCCAACCGACTAG